From the Parasedimentitalea marina genome, one window contains:
- a CDS encoding glycosyltransferase gives MSYRDLQKQVETHPFTTYARYLETLALADCAIMPLANDIFNSCKSAVRVIDAASVGVPSIAGTVSDMAHVIRAGETGLIADEPEAWTTAFEQLARDPDTARKMGNAARADLETRWSGQPEDHIISPKFYTGSRDERHAHPARQCLLCPFHLWRRNHCS, from the coding sequence ATTTCCTACAGAGACTTGCAAAAGCAAGTCGAAACACACCCGTTCACCACCTATGCGCGCTATCTTGAAACATTGGCCCTGGCGGATTGCGCCATCATGCCGCTGGCAAATGATATCTTTAACAGCTGCAAATCCGCCGTGCGGGTCATTGATGCTGCCTCGGTCGGGGTCCCCTCGATTGCTGGTACGGTCAGCGATATGGCGCATGTGATCCGCGCAGGGGAAACCGGCCTGATTGCAGATGAGCCTGAGGCCTGGACCACCGCATTTGAGCAGCTGGCGCGCGATCCCGACACAGCCCGAAAGATGGGCAATGCAGCCCGCGCTGATCTTGAAACCCGCTGGTCTGGTCAACCCGAAGACCACATTATTTCCCCGAAATTTTACACTGGGTCAAGGGATGAAAGACATGCACATCCTGCTCGCCAATGTCTTCTTTGCCCCTTTCACCTATGGCGGCGCAACCATTGTAGCTGA